The Pseudanabaena sp. BC1403 genome has a window encoding:
- the folE gene encoding GTP cyclohydrolase I has protein sequence MTISISRPVNNTSENDSKPAKVLESLPSRKAISQIIRDRVIAAGDPFFANDTIAHHISEIEREELKKEIEGKLQGVFDSLIIDTANDHNTKETARRVAKMYVDEVFKGRYHPMPKVTDFPNAKELDEIYTLGPITVRSACSHHFVPIVGQAWIGIVPSDRVIGISKFNRIVDWVMSRPHIQEEAAIMVADTIEDLIKPKGLAFVIKAQHMCMTWRGVKEPETKMVNSIVRGSFRQDPSMKKEFFDLIRAHGFGDS, from the coding sequence ATGACGATCAGTATTTCTCGCCCTGTCAACAACACCTCTGAGAACGATTCAAAACCTGCCAAAGTCCTCGAATCTCTACCCAGCAGAAAAGCAATTTCACAGATTATTCGTGATCGTGTGATCGCTGCTGGAGATCCTTTCTTTGCCAATGATACGATCGCCCATCACATCAGCGAGATCGAACGGGAAGAGCTAAAAAAAGAAATTGAAGGAAAACTGCAAGGGGTTTTTGACTCTTTAATTATTGATACCGCAAATGATCACAACACGAAAGAAACGGCTCGTCGAGTAGCCAAGATGTATGTGGATGAAGTGTTCAAAGGTCGTTATCATCCCATGCCTAAAGTTACAGATTTTCCTAATGCCAAAGAACTTGACGAAATCTATACTCTTGGTCCAATTACAGTCCGTTCAGCTTGCTCTCACCACTTTGTGCCGATCGTTGGTCAAGCATGGATTGGTATCGTGCCAAGCGATCGCGTAATTGGCATATCAAAATTCAATCGCATCGTGGACTGGGTGATGAGTCGTCCCCATATTCAAGAGGAAGCGGCGATTATGGTTGCTGATACCATTGAAGATTTAATCAAACCTAAAGGACTTGCCTTTGTGATCAAGGCACAGCATATGTGCATGACTTGGCGAGGAGTCAAAGAACCCGAAACCAAGATGGTTAACTCAATCGTGCGCGGTTCTTTCAGACAAGATCCATCGATGAAAAAAGAGTTCTTTGATCTTATTCGTGCTCACGGATTTGGCGACTCATAA
- a CDS encoding thylakoid membrane photosystem I accumulation factor, whose amino-acid sequence MKNWLKRSFNLIFCVAIASCISLSILLGAVFGDTQPVQARLTDDTYDGNIFALYGGNGSIVPPRISLAQSLELGRASMLVFYVDDSADCKRFSPILNLAQGFYGKTISLIAVPVDSLDLQTNNYTPADEAYYYKGTVPQTVLISGEGKVTYDREGLFGFEELDSAIRDLLHLPDAPPELKFRKTDKVINELNP is encoded by the coding sequence ATGAAAAATTGGCTGAAGCGATCTTTTAATTTGATTTTTTGTGTAGCGATCGCAAGTTGTATAAGCCTAAGTATATTGCTAGGAGCTGTATTTGGTGATACTCAACCCGTTCAAGCTAGACTTACCGATGATACATACGATGGCAATATATTTGCGCTCTATGGTGGTAATGGCTCCATTGTGCCACCTAGAATTAGCTTGGCTCAATCCCTTGAGCTAGGTCGAGCCTCGATGTTAGTTTTTTATGTCGATGACAGTGCCGACTGCAAGCGATTTTCGCCTATTCTCAATCTAGCTCAAGGGTTTTATGGCAAAACGATCAGTCTGATTGCAGTTCCTGTTGATAGCTTGGACTTACAAACAAACAACTACACCCCAGCCGACGAAGCATACTATTACAAAGGAACAGTGCCCCAAACAGTACTAATTTCTGGTGAAGGCAAAGTTACTTATGATCGCGAAGGGCTATTTGGCTTTGAGGAATTAGACTCGGCAATTCGCGACTTACTGCATCTACCTGATGCTCCTCCCGAATTAAAATTCCGTAAAACCGAT